From a single Fulvivirga ulvae genomic region:
- a CDS encoding UDP-N-acetylmuramoyl-L-alanyl-D-glutamate--2,6-diaminopimelate ligase, whose protein sequence is MGVLKDILYKTSLVSTSGSMDREISHLAFDSRKVKGGTLFIAVKGTQADGHAFIGQAVKAGAVAVVCEKLPDDISDEITYVAVKDSSRALGWIASNFYGNPSSKLRLVGVTGTNGKTTVATLLYNVFRKMGHKTGLLSTVVNRINDEEIPASHTTPDAISLNELLDEMVKKGCEYAFMEVSSHAIQQERVAGQKFAGAVFTNITHDHLDYHKTFDAYISAKKKLFDELDSEGFALVNVDDKRGRIMLQNTKAAKNTYALRSVADFKGKLVSNTLQGLEMEIDNKNVWFRLIGDFNAYNLLAVYGVAVLLGKKSDEALTQLSLLDGAPGRFEQVMNNSSVTAIVDYAHTPDALKNVLETIAEFRAEARQVITVVGCGGNRDKGKRPLMASIACKWSDKVILTSDNPRDEEPLEIIKDMQAGVSPADYKKTVVLADREEAIKTACLLADNNDIILVAGKGHETYQEIKGVKHPFDDKEVLGRMLNLFAKE, encoded by the coding sequence ATGGGGGTATTGAAAGATATATTATATAAAACTTCCCTGGTCTCTACCTCAGGTAGCATGGACAGGGAAATTTCGCATTTAGCTTTCGATTCAAGAAAAGTGAAGGGCGGAACCCTGTTTATTGCTGTTAAAGGTACTCAGGCAGATGGACATGCATTCATTGGGCAAGCCGTAAAAGCTGGCGCTGTAGCTGTGGTTTGCGAAAAGCTGCCGGATGATATTTCCGATGAGATTACCTATGTTGCTGTTAAAGATAGTAGCAGAGCCTTGGGCTGGATTGCCTCTAATTTCTATGGAAACCCGTCTTCAAAACTTCGGTTAGTAGGAGTAACAGGTACCAATGGAAAAACTACGGTGGCTACATTGTTATACAACGTCTTTAGAAAGATGGGACATAAAACAGGCCTGCTTTCTACGGTTGTCAATAGAATAAATGATGAGGAAATCCCGGCTTCTCATACTACGCCTGATGCCATCAGCCTTAACGAGCTGCTGGATGAAATGGTGAAAAAGGGATGTGAATATGCTTTTATGGAAGTGAGTTCTCATGCTATACAGCAAGAGCGTGTGGCAGGTCAGAAATTTGCCGGAGCCGTATTCACTAACATAACCCATGATCACCTGGATTATCATAAAACTTTTGATGCATACATCAGTGCTAAAAAGAAGCTGTTCGATGAATTGGATTCAGAGGGTTTTGCGCTGGTCAATGTAGACGATAAGAGAGGCAGGATAATGCTCCAAAATACGAAAGCTGCCAAAAATACTTACGCTTTGCGTAGTGTGGCCGACTTTAAGGGAAAACTCGTGTCCAATACCCTGCAGGGGCTGGAAATGGAGATCGACAATAAAAACGTGTGGTTCAGGCTAATTGGAGATTTTAATGCCTATAACCTTCTGGCAGTATATGGTGTGGCGGTATTGCTGGGTAAGAAATCAGACGAAGCACTGACTCAACTTTCATTACTTGACGGGGCTCCAGGCAGGTTTGAACAGGTGATGAACAATTCCAGTGTGACCGCGATTGTGGATTATGCCCATACACCCGATGCTTTGAAAAATGTGCTGGAAACGATAGCAGAATTCAGAGCTGAAGCCAGGCAGGTAATCACTGTGGTAGGATGTGGTGGAAACCGTGATAAAGGAAAAAGGCCATTAATGGCTTCCATTGCCTGTAAATGGAGCGATAAGGTGATCTTAACTTCAGATAACCCTCGTGATGAGGAGCCATTGGAGATCATAAAAGATATGCAGGCCGGTGTAAGTCCTGCTGATTATAAAAAGACTGTAGTATTAGCAGACAGGGAGGAAGCTATAAAAACGGCTTGCCTGCTGGCTGATAATAATGATATCATACTTGTTGCTGGTAAGGGACATGAAACTTACCAGGAAATAAAAGGAGTAAAGCACCCTTTTGATGATAAAGAAGTACTGGGAAGAATGTTAAACCTGTTTGCCAAAGAATAG
- a CDS encoding penicillin-binding protein, producing MNIKKSILLRVRIAFLLVTIFAVAIVVKVGKIQFAEGEKWKEIADQTNVKYMTVKATRGNIYSDNGSLLATSLPFYKVAFDATIASDEVFNQGIDSLALLLSRYFGDQSQEAYRRKLKNARASGKQYIVINREQVGYQGKKQMSTWPIFRYGRLGGGVIFHKVDKRFRPFSNLSRRTIGFINENNQGAGLEYSFNDKLAGKDGEALYQKMAGSTWKPVFDGSEVKTENGFDIETTIDINLQDVSETALLRALEYHEADYGVVAVMEVSTGEIKAISNLSRNSQGYYYERYNYAVGGLREPGSTFKLATMIALLEDTNMSLGDSVETGDGKYKFYDNTVTDHEEGGYGTITVREAFEKSSNVAMAKLVDKYFGLKPERFLQYIDNLELSKPLGLQIKGEGIPKIKRPTDKDWSGITLPWMAYGYGLELTPLQSLALYNAVANDGKMIKPIIVKKVRRADKVLEEYSTVVLNKKICSDETLAKVRVMLEGVVERGTANNIKNSHYKIAGKTGTAQILENGRYTKKYITSFAGYFPADNPRYSAIVLIKNPKGWRQYGSNVAAPVFKEIADNIYSRDIDMHRPMVKEYVAEAGVFPVIRSGNHDDLKFICNELSISNHSAGDQDWVTTQRFGNAIKWKDNKVNPQFVPDVTGMTLRDAIYILESCGLRVDIQGTGRVSRQSQAPGTKVLKGSEIKIDLS from the coding sequence GTGAATATTAAGAAGTCCATATTACTCAGAGTCAGGATAGCATTTTTGCTGGTGACGATCTTTGCGGTCGCCATAGTGGTAAAAGTGGGTAAAATCCAGTTTGCTGAAGGAGAAAAGTGGAAGGAGATCGCAGACCAGACTAACGTTAAGTATATGACTGTAAAGGCTACCCGCGGTAACATATATTCTGATAACGGGAGCCTTCTGGCTACATCATTACCCTTTTATAAGGTAGCATTTGATGCCACCATAGCATCAGATGAAGTTTTTAACCAGGGTATTGACTCATTGGCGCTGCTCTTATCCAGGTACTTTGGAGACCAGTCGCAGGAGGCCTACAGAAGAAAACTTAAGAATGCCCGGGCTTCAGGCAAGCAATACATTGTCATTAACCGGGAGCAGGTGGGCTATCAGGGTAAAAAGCAGATGTCCACCTGGCCCATCTTTCGTTATGGCAGATTAGGAGGCGGAGTAATTTTTCATAAGGTCGACAAGAGGTTCAGACCTTTTTCTAATTTAAGCCGGCGGACGATTGGATTCATCAATGAAAATAACCAGGGAGCAGGGCTTGAATATAGCTTTAATGATAAGCTGGCAGGGAAAGATGGAGAAGCGCTGTATCAGAAAATGGCCGGGAGCACCTGGAAGCCTGTTTTTGATGGATCAGAGGTAAAGACTGAAAATGGTTTTGATATAGAAACGACTATAGACATCAACCTTCAGGATGTGAGCGAAACCGCGTTGCTGAGAGCGCTGGAATACCACGAAGCTGATTACGGAGTGGTGGCGGTGATGGAGGTCAGTACAGGAGAAATAAAAGCAATATCAAACCTGAGCAGAAACAGCCAGGGATATTACTATGAAAGATACAATTATGCTGTTGGAGGTTTGAGGGAGCCTGGTTCCACCTTTAAGCTGGCCACTATGATCGCCCTTTTGGAAGATACCAACATGAGCCTTGGTGATAGTGTGGAGACTGGTGATGGAAAGTATAAATTCTATGACAATACTGTAACTGACCATGAAGAGGGAGGCTATGGTACCATCACTGTCCGTGAGGCTTTTGAGAAATCTTCTAATGTGGCTATGGCAAAGCTGGTAGATAAATATTTTGGGCTAAAGCCGGAAAGATTTCTTCAGTATATCGATAACCTGGAATTGTCAAAACCACTGGGACTACAGATCAAAGGAGAGGGGATTCCGAAGATCAAAAGACCAACAGACAAAGACTGGAGTGGAATTACGCTGCCCTGGATGGCTTATGGCTATGGCCTGGAACTTACACCTTTACAGTCGCTGGCCCTTTACAATGCTGTGGCTAATGATGGGAAAATGATCAAACCTATTATAGTGAAGAAAGTAAGAAGAGCTGATAAGGTTTTAGAAGAATATAGCACTGTGGTACTGAATAAAAAGATATGCTCGGATGAAACGCTGGCAAAGGTAAGAGTGATGCTTGAAGGTGTAGTGGAGCGTGGAACAGCCAATAACATCAAGAACAGTCATTATAAAATTGCTGGAAAGACAGGAACTGCCCAGATTTTAGAAAATGGCCGGTATACAAAGAAGTACATCACTTCTTTTGCCGGCTATTTCCCAGCCGATAACCCAAGGTATAGTGCTATTGTGCTGATCAAAAACCCGAAAGGATGGAGGCAGTATGGCAGCAATGTGGCAGCACCGGTTTTTAAGGAGATCGCGGATAACATCTACTCACGTGATATCGATATGCACAGACCAATGGTTAAAGAGTATGTTGCCGAAGCAGGTGTATTCCCGGTTATACGTTCCGGAAACCATGATGATTTGAAATTTATATGTAACGAATTAAGTATTTCCAATCATAGTGCAGGGGACCAGGATTGGGTGACCACCCAAAGATTTGGGAATGCCATCAAATGGAAAGACAATAAGGTAAACCCGCAGTTTGTTCCGGATGTAACGGGGATGACATTGCGCGATGCCATTTACATACTGGAGAGTTGCGGGCTCAGAGTAGACATTCAGGGCACAGGCCGGGTCTCCCGGCAGTCGCAGGCGCCGGGTACCAAAGTGTTGAAAGGGAGTGAAATAAAAATTGATTTGAGCTGA
- a CDS encoding FtsL-like putative cell division protein: MATNSYRINEKQSTRGSIFSRLEKLVRIDAAFAHGLPVKYLPHILFVTAIGIFYIGNNHYAEKNIRKIDRLKEQVEDLRADYTTLKADYMYASKQSEVAKNVKKLGITESLQPPEKIVIKK; this comes from the coding sequence ATGGCTACAAACAGTTACAGAATTAATGAAAAGCAAAGCACAAGAGGCAGCATATTTTCCAGGTTGGAAAAACTGGTGCGTATTGATGCCGCTTTTGCTCATGGGCTGCCGGTAAAATACCTGCCGCACATTCTTTTTGTAACAGCCATTGGAATATTCTACATAGGCAACAATCATTATGCTGAAAAGAACATAAGAAAGATTGACCGCCTGAAAGAACAGGTAGAAGATCTTAGGGCAGATTATACTACACTTAAGGCTGACTACATGTATGCAAGTAAGCAGTCGGAAGTAGCTAAAAATGTAAAAAAACTAGGGATTACAGAAAGTTTACAGCCACCTGAAAAAATTGTGATCAAGAAATAA
- the rsmH gene encoding 16S rRNA (cytosine(1402)-N(4))-methyltransferase RsmH, whose product MSESNSNYHKPVMLKECIEGLDIRPEGVYVDLTFGGGGHSRAILEKLNGGHLYAFDQDQDAKANAEKINNSSFTFIEGNFRYLKRYLKMYGVKAVDGVLGDLGISSHQIDDAKRGFSTRFDAELDMRMDQSATKTARQVVNEYSEEDLHRILGMYGEVRNARTLARAIVAARINAEIRTIEDLKRILNKYVKRGKENRYYAQVFQAIRIEVNEELKALEEVLEQSSELLATEGRLVIMSYHSLEDRLVKNYIMKGKVSGDVEKDFYGNVIKPLEAVTRKPVTASEDELKENNRARSAKLRIAKKL is encoded by the coding sequence ATGTCTGAATCTAACAGCAACTATCATAAGCCCGTGATGCTAAAAGAGTGCATCGAGGGGTTGGACATCAGGCCGGAGGGAGTTTATGTAGACCTGACCTTTGGTGGCGGAGGTCACTCCAGGGCCATACTGGAAAAATTAAATGGAGGCCATTTGTATGCATTTGATCAGGATCAGGATGCCAAGGCAAATGCAGAAAAAATAAATAATAGTTCTTTCACATTCATAGAGGGCAATTTCAGGTACCTGAAAAGATACCTGAAAATGTACGGAGTAAAAGCAGTTGATGGGGTTCTTGGAGATCTGGGAATTTCTTCACATCAGATTGATGACGCGAAAAGAGGTTTTTCAACACGGTTTGATGCGGAACTTGATATGCGTATGGATCAGTCGGCTACTAAAACTGCCCGTCAGGTGGTAAACGAGTACAGTGAGGAAGATCTGCATAGGATATTGGGCATGTACGGTGAGGTTCGTAACGCAAGAACACTGGCCAGGGCGATAGTTGCTGCTCGTATCAATGCTGAGATCAGAACCATTGAGGACTTGAAGAGGATTCTGAACAAATACGTGAAGCGAGGTAAGGAGAACAGGTATTATGCTCAGGTTTTTCAGGCCATAAGAATCGAGGTGAATGAAGAGTTGAAGGCACTGGAAGAGGTGTTGGAGCAAAGCAGTGAGCTGCTGGCCACTGAAGGGAGACTGGTGATCATGTCATACCATTCCCTTGAAGACAGGCTGGTGAAGAATTACATCATGAAGGGAAAAGTGAGCGGAGATGTGGAAAAGGATTTTTATGGCAACGTGATAAAGCCTTTGGAGGCAGTGACCAGGAAGCCGGTGACAGCTTCAGAAGATGAACTTAAAGAGAATAACAGGGCACGTAGTGCAAAATTAAGGATAGCAAAGAAATTGTAG
- the mraZ gene encoding division/cell wall cluster transcriptional repressor MraZ, whose protein sequence is MAFFTSEYECKIDAKGRLVLPAKIKANLPESSGNELVVRRGFEPCLILYPMVEFKKIYSKIAGLNEFNEEYRKLQRNFFRGSSVVELDNTGRFLIPKLMLSYAGLGKDAVVVGMGNKVEIWDPVKYEEHLISDPGEFSKLAQKYLDE, encoded by the coding sequence ATGGCATTTTTCACTAGTGAATATGAATGCAAGATCGACGCAAAGGGCAGGCTTGTACTGCCGGCAAAGATCAAAGCAAACTTACCAGAGTCGTCTGGTAACGAGCTCGTTGTGAGGCGTGGTTTTGAGCCTTGTCTGATTCTGTACCCCATGGTAGAATTCAAAAAGATCTACTCAAAAATTGCCGGGCTTAATGAATTCAATGAAGAATACAGAAAGCTTCAGCGTAATTTCTTCCGGGGTAGTTCTGTAGTTGAACTTGACAATACCGGTAGGTTTCTGATACCTAAACTGATGCTGAGCTATGCCGGATTAGGCAAAGATGCTGTGGTGGTCGGTATGGGTAATAAAGTGGAGATCTGGGACCCGGTGAAATATGAAGAACATCTGATCAGTGATCCGGGTGAGTTTTCAAAGCTTGCCCAGAAGTATCTGGATGAGTAG